The segment ATCGAACCTAAAGTAGGACTGGTCGTAGAAATAGCATCCGTTTCGTAAAAAGATAAGCTGAGGTATATTAAGTGGAAGCTGAGTATCAAAAAGCATTACAAAGGAACCCTCATCTGGGAGTGTACATTCAGGACTTTGTAAACAGGACAGGCAATAACCCTGAGTTCGTGACCAGCCTCTCAAAAGATATACAGGACGATGAGTACATCAACCTGTTACTCCCTGTGGGAGATCCTGTTTTCATTCACCTTTACGGAACTCCCGAAATGGGGGAGATCGGATACTATACAATAGAGCCTCCACTCAATGACATTGAGAAGGCAAAATACAATGCCATCATGGACATAATCCTTGAAAGGTCTGCAAGCGAACCTGTACCAAAGAACGAAGAAAAACTGAAGGAACTGATCGCAAAGCTTCTGAACGAAGCAGTTGATATCGGTGCAGGAGGGCAGATCTCCAGTGATGAAAAAGTAAGCATCATCGAGAAGCTCATTCCTACACAGAAGAAGATCCCTGTTACCCAGCAGGAATTCAATAATCTGCAGTATCACATAGAGAGGAATATCATCGGTTCCGGACCAATTGAGCCAATTATCAGGGACCCTCACCTCGAGGATATCCACAGTATCGGTGTAGCCGGAGTATTTATCGTCCACAAGATCCTGGGCATGATGAAGACCGACCTTTCTTTCGGAAATGAGGAAGGTCTTGACCACTGGCTCAGGAGCATGAGCGAGAGAATAGGAAGGCCTGTGAGTGATGCCAGACCGATCGCCGACGGTGCACTCCCTGACGGGTCACGTATCAACATCATTTACAGTCTTGACGTCAGTAAGCGTGGAAGCAGTTTCACCATGCGTAAGTTCAGTGAAGTACCGGTTAGTATCATCGAACTTATCATGTGGGGAGCCATCAGTTGTGAGATGGGTGCATACATGTGGATGTGCCTTGAGAATGGTATGAGCGTTTTCTTCAGTGGTGAGACAGCAAGTGGTAAGACCACAATGCTGAACGCATGCCTCGCTTTTGTCAACCCGAAGTCCAAGATATTCACCGCAGAGGATACTGCTGAGGTCCAGCCACCCCAGCCCGTATGGCAGCAGTTGATCACCCGTGAGGACGGACCACCTGACTCCAGGGTCGATACCTTCGCGCTCCTGAAGGCCGCTTTGAGGTCCAGGCCGAACTACATCATCGTTGGTGAGATTCGTGGTGAAGAGGGAGCTGTAGCTTTCCAGGGTATGCAGACCGGTCACCCGGTAATGGCAACTTTCCACGCATCCGCTGTTACAAAGATGATCCAGCGTCTGACAGGTGACCCTATCAACGTCCCGGTCACTTTCATCGATAACCTCAATGTGGCAATGATCTTGCAGGCAGTATACCGGAAAGGAAAGTTCCTCAGACGTTGCCTTGCTATCGAAGAGATAGAAGGATACTATGAGGACGCAGGCGGAGTAGTCACAAGGGCCGTCTTCCAGTGGGACCCGGATACCGATACCCACAATTTCAGGGGTCTTAACAACAGCTTCATCCTTGAGAACAAGATCGCCACCAAGCTCGGATATGAGGACAAGAGGCAGATCTACAGTGACCTTATGCTGAGAGCAAGGATACTGGAAGAGATGAAAGAAAGAGGTATCAAGGACTACTACGATGTCCTTGAGATCGTTACCAACTTCTACAAGTACGGTGTTGAAGGACTGCCTTTCGCAATTTGAGGAGAAAATAAATGGACTTTAAAAAGGCGTTCAATGCACTGGAAATGGAACCAAAGGCCTATGCTAAAAAGGTAGCTTTGCCAGTGGTCGCCTTTGGATTCATATTCTCGATCCTTATATACACATTATTGCCCGACCTTTTTACCGGAAGTACTCAGATGATCCCGGCACTCATACCGGTGATATGTATAGGCTTTGCTTTTTACTACCCGTTCACGGCACTTGGAGGCAAGGCTGCCCAGATCGATAACAACATGCACTACTACATCACACAGATGGGTGCAATATCCACTGCGGAAACACCGAGACTGGATATCATAAAGATCGTTTCCAAAAATGAGAGCTACAAGTTCCTGGCAAAAGAAAGTGAAAAGATATACAACCTTGTCACTGTCTGGAACATGAGCCTCTCGGATGCATGCCGTTTCGCATCAAAGAGGACACCTTCTGTCCTTTATGAGGATTTCCTGGACAGGTTCGCACACGGCCTCGAATCCGGAGAGGACATCAAGGCATTCCTTGCAGCAGAACAGAATGTCGTGATGAACGAATATGAATCAATGTACAACGGTGCCCTCTATGCAATAGAGGTCATCAAAGAACTGTTCGTCTCCCTGATCATGGCATTGATCTTCCTTGCATCCTTTGCAGTCATCATGCCTGTGATCACCGGAATGGATGCAGTCCTCCTGATGGGAGTGGTTGTTGTTGTTTTCGTGGTAACTGACCTTGTGATGATCACTTTCACTAAATCAAAGGTACCAAAGGACCCTATCTGGCAGCAGACAAAGATAACGACAAAAGCCAAGACAAAATTATACCAGTCGATCCCTATCTCAATTGCAGGATGTATTATTGTTGCTATAGCCGTCATGCTATACGGCAAACTTGAGCTACCCATTGCAGTTGCAGCAATATTGACACCACTGACATACATCGGCCATGTTGCAAAGAAGGTCGAGAAGGATATCAAGCGTAAAGATGAGAACTACCCTTCATTCATCCGCTCCCTTGGAAGTTCTGCAGGTGCAAGAGGCGGACTCATCGATGAAGCGCTTAAATCCTTGAGAATACATGACTTCGGACCACTTACAAAAGATGTGAACTCACTTTTCAAGCGAATAAACACCCGTGTGGACAAGAAAAAGTCATGGGAATTCTTTTCAGCTAACACCGGCAGCAATCTCATACAGAGATTCAGCGCCATGTTCGTTGAAGCCACCAATCTCGGAGGACAGCCGGAAGTTATAGGTGATATGATAGCAACGAACTTCCACCGCATCGTTACCCTGAGAAAAAAGAGATACCAGTCAGCTTCCAGCCTGGTGGGAGTGATGTACGGACTTACAGCAGGTATCGGCTTTACCCTTTACATATCACTGGGAGTCGTTGACCTGATGCAGGATATGTTCACTACCGTCACTATGCCTGATGGAATGGGAATGGGAATGATCCTGAACACGGATATCGGGAACATGGAACTCCTCTCAGCCATGGTATTGTTCATCATGTTAGCTCATTCCCTGATGTCAGCCCTCCTTATCAGATTCGTTGACGGAGGACATATACTCTGTTCGATGAAGGATTTCGTAATAATGGTATGGATATCCGGCATCAGCGCAGTGTTCACAACATCAGGAGTGGCCTCACTTCTGGGAACCGCATGACAGAAGTTACCATCCGCAAGTCAGGGCCAATGAATTAATTATTAACTTAATATAACCTGAGCCGAAGGTCTGTACCTTCAAAATGATATTGTCAGGTCAATTTAGGAAAAGACAGTTCGAGAGATAATGATCAACTGATGGATATCAATTGATCAAAAATAAGGAAACCGGGATGAGATCATCCATCCAGCATCTCGCGAACATGATTCGCGATTGCCCTGCCAACCTCAATGGTGCTGGCAGCCCCGCCAAGGTCAGGAGTGGTGATATTTTCAGTTATGCACCTTCCAACGGCCTCTTCAACAATATCAGCTTCTTTCTGGCGACCCATCCATTCCAGCATCATCTTCATGCTCAGGATAGCTGCGATGGGGTTTGCAATTCCTTTGCCTGCAATATCAGGTCCGCTTCCGTGTACCGGCTCAAAGAAAGCATACTTATCGCCGATGTTTGCACTGGGAGCAAGCCCCAGGCTTCCCACAAGGGCAGCTGACATGTCGCTCAGTATGTCACCAAAGAGATTGGTAGTTACCACAACATCATACCTTTCAGGATAGGTCATCAGGCTGTAAGCCATGGCATCCACCAACATGTCCCTGTGCCCCACATTCTCGGACTCTGCCACCTCACGGCACGTGTTCAGGAACATGTTGTCAGACTTGAGGACATTAGATTTGTGAACAATTGTAAGATCATTATGGCGTTCTTTGGCAATCTTGCAGGCAGTCCTGGCAATTCGTTCAGAACCCTTCCGGGAAACCACCCTTTTCGTATATGACACATCCTCATGAAATTCCTCGATGGAAGAATACATGCCTTCGGTATTCTCCCTCACGATCACAAAATCGAAGTCACTCCTTCCGATCACACCTGTGACACCGGGAAGTGGCTTGATAGGACGGATGTTCGCATACATGTCAAGCTCCTTGCGTATGGTCAGGAGCACGCTCTTGTAATTTGGATCAGGTGGCGTTGTGATCGCTCCGAAAAGAACGCAATCACAGCTTTTCAACACATCAAGGTCATTATCATCGATTGCAATACCGCATTTCTCCCATTTGCCGTATCCCAGCTCAAGCGGGACCTTCTCGATGGGAAGACCAAATACATCAAGGACCTCCACAGCTGCAGGGATGACCTCCCTTCCAATTCCATCGCCTTCGACAATTGCAACTCTCATTTTTTCAGACATAACTCACTTCCTCTTATCCGCAAGGTCCAGTGCAAGATCCCGGATAGCTTCTGCCACGAAGAACTCGGACGCTCCCCAATGGACTACGACACCTTCGATACCGTTGATGGTGACCCGACCTGACTTCTCGGAGCGACAGCACCTGGTGATGAAAGGCTTTGTAGGTTCGAAGATATCGGACTTGAAAGGACAGATGTTCACCAGTGAATATTCAACGTCCGGGAACCTCGTCTCAAAAAGCTTCTTCGATATCTCGCACCCCACCAGCAGAGTGCCGTCTTCAGTTATTGTATCACAGTCAAGGAACTTGCCTTTGAGTCCCGAGCAGGAGCAGGGGAAGACTGTCTTTGGCCCTTCGAACTGTGAAAGGTCTATCACGTTCTCAGTAAAGCGTACTCCGAAGTCCCCGAATATTCCACTGGCTTCAAGCCGTCTTACCACATGGGACAGCCAGGAAGGTTCCGGAGGTACCACATCAACTATCTCAATATCTATGATCTCCGACATCGAAGGTTCGTGTACGAATGTCACGTGATTGTCCACACCTGTGAAGATTACAGTGTTGACACCATCCTTGCACAGGTCCACTGCAATCTCGATAAGAAGGGCGCGGTCCTTTATGTTCAGTTTCTGGTCATACTTTATGACCTGCTCCTTCGCTGCAACCAGCTCAAGTTTTTCCACCTCACGCAAAAGATCATCGCCCTTCTTTGTTACATGATAGATGGAATATTCGATCTCATCCTCACCCACACAGTCCTCAACTACCATGTATTCGGAAAGGAAATAGATGATTTTCTCTTCTGCATCATCCGGGTGTATGCCGGTCACTCCGACATACTTGTATTCATCTGGAAAGATCATGGACAACGTTATTTATTCTGTTCTTGTAATTTCTTGCGGTGTTCCACAAGACCACCATCTGTGAGGATCTCAAGCAGGAAGTCCGGAAGCTTGTTACCCTTGAAATCCTTTCCGTTGACACTCACAGTCCCTTCAAGCAGGTCGACCTCAACAATGTCACCCTCGTTGCATTCGATATCAGATTCCATTAAAGGAAGTCCGACATTGATGGCATTACGGAAAAAGATGCGACCGAATGACTTTGCAACAACACAGGAAACCCCAGCATACTTAAGGGCAAGAGCAGCCTGCTCCCTTGAGGAGCCACAGCCGAAGTTGTTACCACCGACCACAACATCTCCTTTCTCGACCTTTTTAGAAAAATCAGGGTCAATGCCTTCCATTGCATGATCAGCAAATACCTGCATATCAGTGGTCCTGAGATATTTTCCCGGAATGATAACATCCGTGTCAATATCATCGCCAAAAATCCATGCCTTTCCTTTGATCTTACTTTCCAATATTGTCACCTGTGATGTAGCTTTTACTCGATGATATTTGTATGTAGCGGAAAAAGAATTGTGTGACCGGAATAACTCAATGCTCACAGGTCCGGGATTGTCTTCAGGTACTCCCTTACACTGGGACCGAAGTCCTCACTGCAGAGTGCAAAGTCGATGACTGCCTGTACATACCCCAGCTTGTCACCGGTATCGTATCGCCTGCCTGCAAACTTGTGAGCATAGACCTTCTGGGTTTCATTGAGCATACGTATGCCATCCGTAAGCTGGATCTCACCACCAACACCTTCTCCTGCATCCCTGATGCAATCGAATATCTCAGGAGTGAACACATACCTTCCTATGGCACCTATGTTCGATGGCGCTTCTTCGATGGAAGGTTTTTCCACAATGTCCTCGAGGATGTACAGTGACTCATCCAGTGGCTTGCCTTTTATGATACCATAGCTGCTGACCTTCTCCTGTGGCACCTCTTCAACCGCAATTGTAGAACACCTGTATTTCTTGAAGACCTCTATCAGTTGGCGAATACAGGTAGTATGGTTGACAATGATATCATCACCAAGAAGAACCGCAAAAGGATCACCGCTAATGTGCTTTTGGGCAGTCATGATGGCATCGCCAAGCCCTCTGGGTTCTTTCTGCCTGATGTAATGTATGTCCACCATGGAAGAGATATCCTCCACCATTTCCAGAAGGTCATCCTTATGCTTTTCTTTAAGGTGCATCTCCAGCTCGGGAGATCCATCAAAATAGTCCTCAATGGAACGCTTACTCCTGCCGGTAACAAAGATAATATCATCAATACCGGCGGCAATAGCCTCCTCCACAACATAATGAATAACAGGCTTATCGATTATCGGAAGCATTTCTTTAGGCATGGACTTGGTCACCGGCAAGAACCGGGTCCCAAGACCTGCAGCAGGAATTACAGCTTTTTTAACATCCATTTAAACATCCCCTAAATATCTGTGCATCAAACCTCTATCACATTTCCGTCCAGTACATCCCTTTCACTGACATCCACTTCTTCCTGAACAGTGCCGTAGCTTATCTTGTAAGGACCTACAGGCATGGTATCGAACTGAGTCTCACCCTCGATCGGACCAAGCGAGGAGTATGGTACCGTAAAGGAGTAAGTGCCATCAGAAACTGTTGACTGGGAATATACGAAGGTCCTGCCAATGTTTGTCAGTATGGTTACCGAAATTGTGACGTCCTCGCCTTCAGGAGCTTCGCCGACGATCTGTGCACCCTCAACATACTCGAATATCTTCACATATCCGGTATTTTCAAGAGGAATGTTTCCTTCGAAGAGTGCATTGTACACATTCTTGTAACCGGTCTCCGCGGAATTACCAGCAGGAGATTCGTGCACCATACGGTACTGTTCCAGCCCCCTTGCATCGAAAATGTGGAGCCTTGATTCCATGGAGTTGAAATACCTTGGGCCTGGAACGGTCTGTACTCCCTGATCTGTCTGCACAGGAATGTAATAGTCAGCCGTGTCAAGTGTCCATGCCGTCATGGCATAGAACTTTCCGGTTGCCATCTCCACATCGGAGACGATGTAGCGTGCACCTGCCTTTTCAGGATCAGGGTGGACTGCCTCAAGAACTGCAGTAGCCTCTTCTTCGGACTGTGCTGTGAAGAATGTGGATGCACCGGGCTTGTTCTCCTCCTCGATGCTGTTCCTTCTGCCACCTACTCCCTGCTGGAATGGATTGGCATTCGGAATGCGGTGGCCGATCACTTCTATCCAATGACCATAATCCCACCACGACATAACACCATATGCAGTGTCAGGGTATGGATAGATCTCACCTTTTGCCGGGGCTTCATAGCTCTCGTAGTAATCCAGTCCTGGGTCAGGGGTGTTGGAGTTCAGCCACATGGTAGATTCGATCCAGTAGCCATTGGGTCCACCTGTGTACTGGGACTGCTGCATTGACATGTTGTAACTTGGATACATGAAGACCAGTATGATCACAAGAACTGAGAGCACATGCCAGATCTTGAAACTTTTAATGTCGAACTTGTCCTTTAATTTGATGTCATCGAACAGATCCTTCCAACCTGCAAGCTCCAGAATCTTGATTCCGACGAATGCAGACAGGATTGCGGCGTTCACTGAATAATAGTATGCGAAGCGGTTCTGCTGGAGCATGGCCCAGATGATCATAAAGGTCCAGATCAGCAGGAATGTTCTTTCAGGAGTGTTGTTCTTTTTGAAAGCCTCATAGCCGAGGTAGATTATTGCGATGAGTGAGATGTAACCCAGGGTTGTGAAATTGCCCCAGAAGGGAGCCAGGGAGAACTGGCCACCTACGGAGAGGAGAGGGGAGGCTTCAGCAATGGTTAGAGCACCACCGGAAGTCAGGAAGAAACTGGAAACCCGGACTATCAACGAATAAACAGAAGGCAAGAGTAGTTTTGCCATCAAGGTACCTATAATAGACAACAATAGGATAAAAGCCGGATAGTAATACGACTTCAAGTCTTTTCTTTTAAATGAAAGCGAGATTCCGGTAAGTATGGGGAATGCAAAAAATCCAGCGAGCAGTCCTTTGATCGGAAGTGATTTTCCATAACCTCCAAGCTGTGGTGTTATTAAGACAGCTACAAAAGCAATGGCAAATATAATCATACCACCAATTGCCAGATAGTCAGTTGACCTGCCTTTCAGGTGGTCAATGATGTGCTGGATGGCAACGTATACTCCTATAATGAAAGCAAAGAAAACTCCGCCTGTCCATGCTGTCATATATGCACTTAGTGCAAGACCTGTAAGAACAAAATAAGGAAGTGTCTTTTTTAATGAAGCGAGATCATTGTTCTTTATGTCCTCAAAACTGAACGGATTTTCCCTGGCAGTTTTTAATCCCATAATCAGGAACATGGCTGTGATGGTGCTCAAAAGGGTTTCTGAGATATGATGATCATTGAATCCCATCATTGACCTGGACAGGAACTGACCTGGAGCTATCGCAATGAGAATTGCTGCCATCAATCCAATCTTACGATCACCAAAGACCCATTTAGCAGCAAAATAGGTAGGAATTACTACAAAGGCCCCGAGGAATGCGGGGTAATAAACACACACAGTATTGATCAGATCCTGACTTGGTGAACCAAAACCAAGTATCCAGATGATCGTTGCAAGCGTCATATCGAATAGGGGAGCAAATATTTGCTCAGTACCATATGGATACTGTGTGTATGCGTCAAACCACAGCATGTGTGGGAAGTTGTGGAGAATGTTCTCCACATTTCTGAGATGATACCAGGGGTCATTTCCTCCAAAGCGTACAAAATCCGAGGATATAAATACACCTGCTTCGGGCATGGTTCGTATATATAATGCTATTATAAAAGCAATTAATATCCCTGAAAAATAGGGAAGGCTTTTCC is part of the Methanococcoides methylutens MM1 genome and harbors:
- a CDS encoding type II/IV secretion system ATPase subunit is translated as MEAEYQKALQRNPHLGVYIQDFVNRTGNNPEFVTSLSKDIQDDEYINLLLPVGDPVFIHLYGTPEMGEIGYYTIEPPLNDIEKAKYNAIMDIILERSASEPVPKNEEKLKELIAKLLNEAVDIGAGGQISSDEKVSIIEKLIPTQKKIPVTQQEFNNLQYHIERNIIGSGPIEPIIRDPHLEDIHSIGVAGVFIVHKILGMMKTDLSFGNEEGLDHWLRSMSERIGRPVSDARPIADGALPDGSRINIIYSLDVSKRGSSFTMRKFSEVPVSIIELIMWGAISCEMGAYMWMCLENGMSVFFSGETASGKTTMLNACLAFVNPKSKIFTAEDTAEVQPPQPVWQQLITREDGPPDSRVDTFALLKAALRSRPNYIIVGEIRGEEGAVAFQGMQTGHPVMATFHASAVTKMIQRLTGDPINVPVTFIDNLNVAMILQAVYRKGKFLRRCLAIEEIEGYYEDAGGVVTRAVFQWDPDTDTHNFRGLNNSFILENKIATKLGYEDKRQIYSDLMLRARILEEMKERGIKDYYDVLEIVTNFYKYGVEGLPFAI
- the flaJ gene encoding archaellar assembly protein FlaJ: MDFKKAFNALEMEPKAYAKKVALPVVAFGFIFSILIYTLLPDLFTGSTQMIPALIPVICIGFAFYYPFTALGGKAAQIDNNMHYYITQMGAISTAETPRLDIIKIVSKNESYKFLAKESEKIYNLVTVWNMSLSDACRFASKRTPSVLYEDFLDRFAHGLESGEDIKAFLAAEQNVVMNEYESMYNGALYAIEVIKELFVSLIMALIFLASFAVIMPVITGMDAVLLMGVVVVVFVVTDLVMITFTKSKVPKDPIWQQTKITTKAKTKLYQSIPISIAGCIIVAIAVMLYGKLELPIAVAAILTPLTYIGHVAKKVEKDIKRKDENYPSFIRSLGSSAGARGGLIDEALKSLRIHDFGPLTKDVNSLFKRINTRVDKKKSWEFFSANTGSNLIQRFSAMFVEATNLGGQPEVIGDMIATNFHRIVTLRKKRYQSASSLVGVMYGLTAGIGFTLYISLGVVDLMQDMFTTVTMPDGMGMGMILNTDIGNMELLSAMVLFIMLAHSLMSALLIRFVDGGHILCSMKDFVIMVWISGISAVFTTSGVASLLGTA
- a CDS encoding isocitrate/isopropylmalate family dehydrogenase — its product is MRVAIVEGDGIGREVIPAAVEVLDVFGLPIEKVPLELGYGKWEKCGIAIDDNDLDVLKSCDCVLFGAITTPPDPNYKSVLLTIRKELDMYANIRPIKPLPGVTGVIGRSDFDFVIVRENTEGMYSSIEEFHEDVSYTKRVVSRKGSERIARTACKIAKERHNDLTIVHKSNVLKSDNMFLNTCREVAESENVGHRDMLVDAMAYSLMTYPERYDVVVTTNLFGDILSDMSAALVGSLGLAPSANIGDKYAFFEPVHGSGPDIAGKGIANPIAAILSMKMMLEWMGRQKEADIVEEAVGRCITENITTPDLGGAASTIEVGRAIANHVREMLDG
- a CDS encoding 3-isopropylmalate dehydratase — translated: MLESKIKGKAWIFGDDIDTDVIIPGKYLRTTDMQVFADHAMEGIDPDFSKKVEKGDVVVGGNNFGCGSSREQAALALKYAGVSCVVAKSFGRIFFRNAINVGLPLMESDIECNEGDIVEVDLLEGTVSVNGKDFKGNKLPDFLLEILTDGGLVEHRKKLQEQNK
- the galU gene encoding UTP--glucose-1-phosphate uridylyltransferase GalU yields the protein MDVKKAVIPAAGLGTRFLPVTKSMPKEMLPIIDKPVIHYVVEEAIAAGIDDIIFVTGRSKRSIEDYFDGSPELEMHLKEKHKDDLLEMVEDISSMVDIHYIRQKEPRGLGDAIMTAQKHISGDPFAVLLGDDIIVNHTTCIRQLIEVFKKYRCSTIAVEEVPQEKVSSYGIIKGKPLDESLYILEDIVEKPSIEEAPSNIGAIGRYVFTPEIFDCIRDAGEGVGGEIQLTDGIRMLNETQKVYAHKFAGRRYDTGDKLGYVQAVIDFALCSEDFGPSVREYLKTIPDL
- a CDS encoding oligosaccharyl transferase, archaeosortase A system-associated — its product is MADEMNEKLRKSLPYFSGILIAFIIALYIRTMPEAGVFISSDFVRFGGNDPWYHLRNVENILHNFPHMLWFDAYTQYPYGTEQIFAPLFDMTLATIIWILGFGSPSQDLINTVCVYYPAFLGAFVVIPTYFAAKWVFGDRKIGLMAAILIAIAPGQFLSRSMMGFNDHHISETLLSTITAMFLIMGLKTARENPFSFEDIKNNDLASLKKTLPYFVLTGLALSAYMTAWTGGVFFAFIIGVYVAIQHIIDHLKGRSTDYLAIGGMIIFAIAFVAVLITPQLGGYGKSLPIKGLLAGFFAFPILTGISLSFKRKDLKSYYYPAFILLLSIIGTLMAKLLLPSVYSLIVRVSSFFLTSGGALTIAEASPLLSVGGQFSLAPFWGNFTTLGYISLIAIIYLGYEAFKKNNTPERTFLLIWTFMIIWAMLQQNRFAYYYSVNAAILSAFVGIKILELAGWKDLFDDIKLKDKFDIKSFKIWHVLSVLVIILVFMYPSYNMSMQQSQYTGGPNGYWIESTMWLNSNTPDPGLDYYESYEAPAKGEIYPYPDTAYGVMSWWDYGHWIEVIGHRIPNANPFQQGVGGRRNSIEEENKPGASTFFTAQSEEEATAVLEAVHPDPEKAGARYIVSDVEMATGKFYAMTAWTLDTADYYIPVQTDQGVQTVPGPRYFNSMESRLHIFDARGLEQYRMVHESPAGNSAETGYKNVYNALFEGNIPLENTGYVKIFEYVEGAQIVGEAPEGEDVTISVTILTNIGRTFVYSQSTVSDGTYSFTVPYSSLGPIEGETQFDTMPVGPYKISYGTVQEEVDVSERDVLDGNVIEV